Within the Dunckerocampus dactyliophorus isolate RoL2022-P2 chromosome 10, RoL_Ddac_1.1, whole genome shotgun sequence genome, the region ggctcacggcagggaaaaaaaatcttttcgttcataaatgcttgccaactctttcatctcaaatcaacatgcgtaaaggtactaagcaatttcaaaaagaataaagaagaaatctgaacatcggcatctagatctttaatgtTATGGcgaagcacagattaataataataataataataataataataataaatcaaaataaataaatttgcaattttcagagatgttttgatatcttatctttcactgcttctctttctctattattttattgcattgcttcagtgtgaatttgaataaactccaacgttgtattgtattttacaaatgcaatgttttaatggaagcttaggttagcttcagtgtatatagagatcgtttcactgtgtgaaaatacagacagccgtcagataagttagttgcatacactagcattttcagcaactgtacagcagaggacgctaaagtcaaagcaactgtctgacccacagacggcttttctaaaatggacttctcgtcaatttctgcatctggtcacagacctgtcatcgtgtataaaccgcaccccgattttttgcttcttaccagtggaaaaaaagtgctgttaagcacggtgctttacggtacataCTTATTATGTACATTTAACACAATTTGAGTGTATTTAAGTCCCTCCAGCTTCCATGACTGTTGCGCACTTGTGTCTGCTGACCTGATACTTATAAGTGAACCTTTTATCGCACACGTTGCAACTAAAcggtttctccccagtgtgtgttctcatgtgtatcATGATGTACTTTTTACTCGTGAATCTTTTAGGGCAAAGTGAGCAAGTAAATTGCTTTTCCTCCATGTGTGATCGCATGTGTGTGGTCATATCGTCCTTTCTGGAGAAACGCTTCCTGCAAACGCAGcaggtaaaaggtttctcaccagtatgtgttctcatgtgtaatatCATGTCATATTTATCTCTGAATCCTTTGGCACAAACTGAACAGGAAAATGGATTCACCCCTGTATGTATcatcatgtgtcttttcaggtGATCCTTTGAAGAGAATCTTTTAGTGCAAACTGAGCAagcaaaaggtttctctccagtgtgcgttctcaCGTGTCTATTCAGACTTGCCCTCTTCTCAAATGATTTCCCACATTCAGAGCAGTAAAAGTGGTTGTTGTCACTGTGAGGTCTCCTTTCCCTTTTCAAGTCCTTGTTACTCTCCAAAGGTTGTTCTTTGTCCTCATCACTGAGATCGGTCTCAGAAGAGTGTGACATGATGTCGTCTCCATcatctgttgtcatgtgttgattTGGATGCTCTGTCCCTCCGTTCTCCTTACTTTGACTACCATGAAGCGGTGAGGATTGACCCTCATTGTCTTCATCGTCCTCGTTCTTCATAGGGACACCAGTAAAAGTCAAATTGGTGATGTCAGCCTCCTCCAGCCCTTGAGGCTTCCCCCAcggttcctcctcttcctgtttaATGTGGAGGGGCTCTGGCTCAACTTGTCCCACACTGGCactccactcctgctgctcagaGAGAACCTCTTCTTGACTCCCCGCCAACACCTGCAGGATGTCTGCAGAACAAGAGATATGCTGTTGCTCTACATTCGGTGCAAATATGACTCAAGTATAACATTTTGggggttttgatttttttaatttttatatatGAGACAGCTCATGTgtcaaaataagtatttgatctccTGCTGATTGTGTCAGATTACCCTCTTATGAAGATATGAACAGTACACAACTTTTATGGTGTCTCTAATGGGACTGAGAGatacagaatgtaaaaaataaagacaactaTTAGTTTAGAAATGattttgtatttacatttaacCACAATTTATTACAATTGCAATAGAGGGCACGTTAAGTTGACAATTCATTTTGTGTGCACCAAGCTTTATTCgtaattaataatatttttgtttagAACTTAAgttaactgtatttttatttccaaatggtTCAAACCAGACCGCTAAAGGTGAACACTGTTTTGGACAGTAATCAATTAAATAGTGTTTGTGCAGCGCTGATTTCTGTGTAGGGAGTAATGCACTTAAAAATAAGTTGAAAACCACTTTCTTATCAAATGGTTGAATAACAACGATTCGCAGACCACCATGAAGAGGTGGTTAACTTGCCACGAACACATCATTCATTGCAGCGTGTCCCGCTTAGCCGATATGTCTGTTTATTTAGATATTCAGACAACGAAAATCTCGCAGTGTTAGCGTAATCTAATCAAAATGAGGTGGGCTGGTGTAAGATAAAATAGTCAACAAACCTGCTATTGGAGGTTTGATAACATCGTCAAGTAGTTCGCGTTGTCgctctttttcctctttaatTCGAGAAAGTTCcccctcgtactctgctatggTGCTTTCAAACAGCTGAACTATCTCTTCAACAACGGCATTTAGTCGCTGCTCCACTAACGTTCTCAGCATTTGGACTTTAATACACATTTTTCGCACACAATCGCAAGAGCCCTCTGCTTGGTGACGTGTGGATAACTTCCGGTCTACGTCACAATGCTGCGACGTAACGCCGAACGAAGAAACAGTAACCGTCACCCCTACAATTATAGAATTTGATTATTCTATTACACTAAATTGATATGATTATTGTCATTTAGGGGCCCCAAGGCAAATccagtcattggggccctccacatccttgtaaTGCACTCAaagcactgttagcacatttccCTACTGATGACGCCGCATTAGCGtcggttcagtatcttgcccgaggatactttgacatgatCACGGGGGTGCTAGTTTAGCTTTCACCTTCCAGGCTCACAAGCTTGAATTTCACTTTCTATTTGGGATTCGACAactgctatactgtatatatgctctgttctttcattctgggctcttttcTGTCCAATGCTGTTAACTAAATAtattgttcttattttttaatcCAATTTGAAACTTTTaacttgttttttaaattgttagcACATCCTCCATTTGTCCATGATGATGGCCTGGCTCCATTTGTGCTTTGCCGCTTGTACGCCTCCGTAGCGCGATGGTGACTGTGACGGTGTTGTGTGCGACACTTTAAACATGACCTTTTACACTTGTTACCGCAGAAATAAAGTGCAGTGTATTTTTACCATGATAAAAatctgtccattttctatgccgcttgtcctcactatggtGATTTTTTATAGTGATTTTTACCACTTGCCAcgactatatttattttatcaagtGTATGCGTGCGCTAGCAATGGTGTGCGTGTATATTTATCCTTACTGGCGCAAAGCAGTAGTTGCTGCTGTTACATTAGCCAAACTAACCACAGCTATTGCACAACACTAAATGTTTGTTTGAGCCCAAGATCtaggtctcggccgtgaacccaGACTAGCATGTTCTTctaaattaaattagtaaataACGGAGAAAGAAATCATTTAGAGAGGAAAATCATGGACATGGGAGAGACATTGAGCACAATCGACATCTGAGGTAAATCATCAGAACATAAAGGATAAGGTtgttagagggttttttttttacaaaaaataaatacaacttaGTAatagattatttatttatgtattatgattatttcgttatttttttattttctttattttcctcaaaattcCAACCGTTGTAATAATATATACACTAcacgtgtgtgggttttctctgggtactccggtttcctcccacatcctaaaacatgcatgttaggttaattggcgactctaaattgtccataggtatgaatgtgagtgttaatggttgtttgtctatatgtgccctgcgattggctggcgaccagtcctgggtgtaccccgcctgtcgcccaaagtcagctgggataggctccagcatgcccccgcgacccttaagaggagaagcggtatagaaaatagatggatggataatgtatAATGTCTATagcccactgatctgtataatatatctggatagctcattggcgatgacttgtgaagccacacggctgCCATATTGCCACTTGCAAGAAACAGTtctcgacaagcttttgcattcgtggtgaacttattttattaattcggattggacgcaaattttgccttaagacGCCTGCATGTGCAgttattaactgcacaaatcgccagttcaaaggctgtggacgaacagtTCACCTGTaaatatgattgaaatgtagatttatgattgataatttaagggttttgcactgtcgatctctcagatattttcgatcgtgtaaaattcctctgattaaatgtatgtccagaattgatacgtttatacagtacagctctataatagctaagaggaaatttacgtacttttttgttatatcatgatatatgtatttctttaagggacaaaggttgcgttacttgaaggaatgggagaatctcagtgcttccatgatgcttaccaggcattgtatacagtgcagttagcaagccagtttgcatacaattgacccggcatgacccttaatttggataaacaacaattttttttttgctgctgaatgactgacgtaaaaggattcattcatatgatatgttctggaaaataatattactgaacatgcataccggtatgtttgagattgcaaacaacgtattgtcttacccaaagcatatggttttgtttcagtgttgttgtttttttctctgtgtgtgtgtgtgggtgtatgtgtttatggttattacacattatggttatcacatattattccagtggtttttgttcaaatatatttctatatcagaaaagaggttatttctatttcataacacaaacaaaaaaatcagcaaaatgttaaatgattttaaaacttgtccaaagtcactctcttttatgattcatattttgtacagacgagagcagagtgaattgtatgaaagtaagaaaaaaaaaaagtaaaggatcatgaccatggattttagtagaaaaaagggatgggatatgcagataaaattaaaatctctttctcgaggagtaaaactatgcattgctattaTGTTGACTtgaggtgagttttgtggtcCCACTCCTCACAGAAGTGACTACtaacaacctaataaaaattgccctaaattatgtaaaagtccattttcacaaacttgttgTTGCTTCTTATATGTTTGTAGTTCTtaacaaagtgtttttatttactttgttaATCTATCATATTTATGTTACTCTATcatacttatgtttttttcctacatctcttacaacataatttgcaaaaaacatgcaaactcgccAACAACgtcatctatggccttccaggacagccaatagatacttgtctttctgaggagttggcaacattgatgccaaccgccataatacagatgaagaagaagacatttgtagacgctCCCTGCGCTCCGGTCTCGCTGCCAGCTTCTCACAGATCAATATAAATCAGACTGCTAGGGAACGCAAAACAGTATTgcattatctcgcaaaagttttgcgagggaacgtttgttcttttttttttttttttttacctatcatatttttttctccatgtcccctccggggctccgtcaagaagaaagaaaagaagacgaagaaaaagaaaaagaaaaaaatgaagtttggAAGTGATTGCAAATgagctttgttgttttgctgaGTTTGTACTTCGGTCATCACTGATGTAATAGAGAGACTGTTTACATCTTATTGGCTTTGAGAGAGAAACGTGGACTTCGAAGGGTTTTTTTTCGCCCTAAATGAGCTTATTTCGCTACCTTTGAGGTTAGCAACAAGTTGCAACGTAGCCAGCTCAAAATGCGTGCAGTCCAAATGCTGAGAGCGTTAATGGTGCAGCGACTAAATGCTACTGTTGAAGAGATATTTGGACTGTTTGAAAGAAccatagcagagtacgaggaggaactttctcgaaccaAAGTGGAGAATGAGCGTCAACGCGAATTGCTGGACAAAATCTTCAAACAGCATGCCCGATTACATAAAGCAGGTTTGTTgattaattttcatttttaattcataCCTTTCAGTAGAATAGAGAATATTAATCAAAATATGAGCAAAAGCATCACAGTAAATATGCCAGAATTACTTGCAATTATCAAATTTAATCTGTTGTCCTAAAGCAGGCATCATAAAACAGGGATCCTGTTTGGTTCCCAAAACGTTACGAAAACGTAGCATTTTTGTTGCAGAaactttttggtttggttttcaGCATCTTATCTGCTCATTGTCACATGGTTGCAGTGGCCGGTTTTAGGTACGTTCTGTAAACAGTATGTGTTGGTTGTGctttttgtacctttttggTTGTATTGGCAAACCCTCACAACCTTTGAAACGATTATCTTttatcatatatttgtattataaatGGATTACATGTACTTGCATTTGCATGAGCATATTGTCAGCCGTGAATGAACAGAAAAGGCAAATTTCGCCTGATTTTAAAGTTTACTGCAACATGTAATATCAAAAAATAGGGCTTTCAAAGTTAATGCGTAATTAACATAGGTTTCCTATAACGGCTCTGTTTTTTATGACGCGCGATGAACGTTTGCacgtcctgtgtgtgtgtgtgtgtgtgtgtgtgtgtcacatgctGTACCTCATGGTGGCAactaggtggcagtgttgacCTCTTTTGTCGCGATTTTTCCCTTTGTGACAAGCTTTTCTTTTTGTTAGActaaagaagtgttttgttgcagtttATTGATACCTCAGAGTGTGTAtttctccagcaaatattgtaatgtaAGAAGACCAGCGGGCTGATTAATCAcacaatgtgattgtgaatgtatgaatgtgagtgtgaatggttgtctactgtatatgtgccctgcgattggctggtgaccagtccagggtgtacctgcctctcggccaaagtcagctgggactttgggcgagaggcaagacaagcggcatagaaaaaggatggttATGGTCATGGTGTAATTAGTTTTGAACatgtccacatgtccaaaaaggagtaggaagaagcaaagcttattttatcctacccctcatctgttttacatcagttgcaatttatttgttcacctcctgttttccaaatgtagtctttgccaATTGTGAATACATTGGAAAGTGATTTGAGTTTTATGCATATTGTCCAACCCCAAGATGAATGCCTATTGGttttaagcataccaggtgatgtgcatgtgtgtactgagggagggtgtggccttaggagatcagcaccctttattaggtgtgcacaattattaggcagcttcatttcctctggcaaaatgggccagaaaagagatttaacgGACtttgaaaagtcaagaactgtaaagcatctttcatagggatgcagcaGTCTTGAAATTTACTTtgcggtcgtgtctggaaccaactaaccgcaataaacgagtgATTCCTGTAATACCAAATGATTGTAGAACAGTTGCTGGAAGGTTCTTTTTTATCTGTTGGACTGTGGTTGtgcatgttgtgtgtgtttgtcgccTTCCTGATACAGGAAGGAAGTTTGATCAATAAATACACGACCCAACCATGTGCTGTTTCtctcaaatgtcatttttcttaACCAGGtttactttttgttgttttgcagatGTCCATGAGGTGTCAGTGAAGAGTCAAAAAGAGATTCCTTTTGAGTGGAGCTCCGGTGTCAACaataaagaggaagaggatgaacaacagatgacaa harbors:
- the LOC129188786 gene encoding oocyte zinc finger protein XlCOF6.1-like, producing MCIKVQMLRTLVEQRLNAVVEEIVQLFESTIAEYEGELSRIKEEKERQRELLDDVIKPPIADILQVLAGSQEEVLSEQQEWSASVGQVEPEPLHIKQEEEEPWGKPQGLEEADITNLTFTGVPMKNEDDEDNEGQSSPLHGSQSKENGGTEHPNQHMTTDDGDDIMSHSSETDLSDEDKEQPLESNKDLKRERRPHSDNNHFYCSECGKSFEKRASLNRHVRTHTGEKPFACSVCTKRFSSKDHLKRHMMIHTGVNPFSCSVCAKGFRDKYDMILHMRTHTGEKPFTCCVCRKRFSRKDDMTTHMRSHMEEKQFTCSLCPKRFTSKKYIMIHMRTHTGEKPFSCNVCDKRFTYKYQVSRHKCATVMEAGGT